One window of Acropora palmata chromosome 1, jaAcrPala1.3, whole genome shotgun sequence genomic DNA carries:
- the LOC141860691 gene encoding D-inositol 3-phosphate glycosyltransferase-like, translating to MPSRNEGFGLAALEALSAGLPVLVSRNSGFRVALKKVPFGGDVVVNSEDPAKWAKAIQGVRSKPRNVRLKEASDLRKHYSDTYNWEEQCSGLIKKIHELVGIPPSLLRARECGQGIFHEFFRR from the exons ATGCCCTCAAGAAACGAAGGTTTTGGTCTAGCTGCACTTGAAGCTTTGTCTGCTGGCCTTCCTGTGTTGGTCAGTCGTAACTCAGGCTTCCGAGTGGCATTGAAAAAGGTTCCCTTTGGTGGAGACGTTGTGGTAAATTCAGAAGACCCAGCAAAGTGGGCAAAGGCAATCCAGGGAGTTCGTAGCAAGCCCAGAAACGTACGATTGAAGGAAGCCAGTGATCTTCGTAAACACTACTCAGACACGTACAATTGGGAGGAGCAATGCAGTGGACTAATAAAGAAGATCCATGAACTTGTAG GAATCCCTCCTTCATTACTTAGAGCGAGAGAATGCGGACAAGGTATTTTCCACGAATTTTTCAGACGTTAA